AAGCTCCCTCAAAAGTGACGGTCGAAACCTATCATAACAAACAGGAGACAGCAACATTTTTCGCCAAAAGTCTTTCTATCCTCGGGTCTTTCTAGATTAGTTATCGATCCTCTCTGGTTTGTTGTCGGTATAAGCTGGGGATATATGGGTTTGATCTTTTAATAAGGATTTTGTATAATTTTCTGTATGTTCAATATGGCTTCAAAGAAAATCTTGTCGGTCAACCTAGAAAGGAAAAGCCCGATGCTGCGTTCTTTTTTACTGATATCTACCGTGTTCAGTCTTTGGATGTTTTCCCTTGTCGTCCTACCCCACACCGCTTTTGGGCACGGCCTTGTCGGAAAACGTCTTTTTGTCGAACCGATCGCGGTGGAAGATGCAAATATCTTCAGCGAACTTGATCTGATTGTTCCAACTTTTGTGCGGGGAGAAGAAGAGGAAGAACTTGAAATTGGTTCATCCTTTACCTTCCGATTGACCGAGAACCTCGGACTTGAGATCGAGGGAGAATGGGTCAGCCGGAACCTCGGGTCTGGACCCGATCTGACCGGTTTTAGTAATCTTGAGGCGGTTTTAAAATATGTGGCCTATATAAACCCAAAGCGGGAATGGATCTTCACCGTTGCATTGACGGGAGAGACTTCACTCGGGAATGACGACGTCAAGGAAAATGACTTTAATTCGTTCGGAACGGGTGTTTTCTATGGGAAGGGTTTTGGAGACCTCCATGAAGGGGCGAAGTATCTCCGCCCCTTCATGCTCCAGGGAGATTTTGTCATTCATCATCCTATAGACAGCGATTCGGCCAAGATCTCCAATACCCTCTCGTATGGTTTTGCGTTGTATTACAGCATCCCCTACCTCCAGCAGTTTGTGAAGGATGTCGGGATTCCGGCTCCGTTCAGCCGTCTCTTCCCCATGGTGGAGTTCACCTCTGAGCGGGTTTTGAATGGGCCGGGTTTTGGACAGCGGGAGGCCTTTGCGATGCCGGGATTGATGTGGGTGGGACAATCTTCCCAGATTGGTGTAGCAGCAGTGATCCCAATGAATGAAGCGGCCCGCGATGAGGTGGATACCGGTGTGACAGGGATCATCAGTCTTTATCTCGATGATTTTTTCCCGAAACAATTTAAAGACCCGCTTTTTTAGGGGCCTATTGTGAAGAACAGTAAATGTTATTAACCCGTGTGATTGTAAAAAGGTTTCTTCTTTCACTTTCTTTGGGGCTTATTTTCACGATAGGGGCCTGGGGCCATGTGTTCCCGGTTCGTTCAGACCCGAAAGTCGGTTCTGAGATCAACGAACCCCCGACCTTGGTCAGGATTTGGTTCGATGGCCCTCTGGAAGCTGTTTTCAGCGAGATGAAGCTTTTTGACGCTGAAGGGGACCGCATCGACCAAGGGAAGGGGAAAGTGGTTTTAAATGATCCCACCCTCTTGTCTCTCCCTCTCCAACAATTGGCGGCTGGCTTATACCAGGTTCGCTGGACGGTGGTTGCCAAGGATGGGCATCGATCTGAAGGAGATTTCTCCTTTCGGATAAGGTAACTCTTCAGCACGCCTGGATATTGGCTTCGCGAGACCCATTCCTTCAGGGCAAGGCGCGAGGAGCGGCTTACCGGAGCGACTGTGTTCTCGTCGTGAGGATTTGAGTACCATAGCAACGCCGCCATGAAGGAATGGGTCTCGCGGAGCAAAAGATGGGTGTGCTGAAGGGTTTCCGAATACATTGATAGAAGATTGATAGAAGGGGGTATACTGCAAGGGATCGATCTACACCTAGGCCGGATGGTCCTTTTCCGGTGGCTGGATATCATTGGGGTTGTCGTACTTGTGGGATCAATTGTCTTCCGGCGGCTCATCTTTCTTCCCTCAATACAAATCCTGCGGGATGACGAAAAACGGACCCTCCTGGAAGAAGCGGAGTTTTTCCATACAGAGCGCGTCATAAGCTTTGCGCTTGTCTATCTCTTTATTCTTCATTTCCTGACCCTGGTTCATCAAGCGGAGATGATGAGTGGCTCATCTCTCTCCGAGATTATGCCGGTCCTCCCCCTCGTTCTGCAACGAACCCATTTTGGGTTGATCTGGATCATCAAGCTAAGCTTATTGTTTACCCTCTTTGTGGTGACAAAATTTCGCCTGGAGGCGCAACCGACCCTTCTCCTCGTCTTGGGTTTATCCCTGTGTTTGACTGGCAGTCTTTCAGGACATGCCGTCAGCCGAAATCCTTTCTTTGGGATTATTCCCTCAGATTGGTTGCACTTCAGCTCAGTTGTGATCTGGATCGGGGGGCTTTTCCCCTTAAGGTGGATCGTCGAAAAGAGTGCCCGCTTGCTGGAGCCTGAACGATTAAAGGCCTTTTTAGAAAAGATTCTCACAGTTTTTTCAAGGTGGGCTGTACTCTGTGTTATGACGATCCTCACGACCGGTATGATCAACGCGGTGGGCTATCTCGGTTGGCGGAACCCGCTTAACGTCCCTTACGGCAAGGTCCTCCTTTCGAAACTGCTCCTGGTCGGAATTGTCCTTTCCCTGGGGGCAGTCAGCCGCTTTTATATTCTTCCTTCATTTCGAAAGATCAAGGCAGGGAACGGGATGAAGGGGTCTGAACTTGAAAGACGGTTTAGAGCGGTCGTTACGATTGAGATTGGTTTTGCCGTTTTGACGCTGATCTTGGCGGCCTTGCTGACGCAGACCTCTCCTCCGCATTTTGTTCTGGGCGGGTGATCTTAGGAAGCTCTGGCGATGGGGACAGTGCGTTGGCATTACGAACCAGGCCTTTCAGCTTTGCGCGGACCAGCGGGGTTTGCGCGAATACTTCCTTAAAGGTCTGGTTGTCTGGTATCGCCCTGATTTCATCGATTGAAAGGAGTGGTCCGCTCCCTTGCGCCGGGCCGAGCCGCGCTTCGTCGGTCGGGACCGGTTTCCAGTTGTAGGGACAAACCTCCTGACAGATGTCGCAACCGAAGATCCACC
The Candidatus Manganitrophaceae bacterium DNA segment above includes these coding regions:
- a CDS encoding copper resistance protein CopC — translated: MLLTRVIVKRFLLSLSLGLIFTIGAWGHVFPVRSDPKVGSEINEPPTLVRIWFDGPLEAVFSEMKLFDAEGDRIDQGKGKVVLNDPTLLSLPLQQLAAGLYQVRWTVVAKDGHRSEGDFSFRIR